The DNA region CGCAAGCCATTGCGCGCACGATCCGCGTCAGCCCCCAGAAGCTCAACCTGGTTGCCGCGCTCATCCGCGGCAAGAAGGTCGAGCGCGCTCTCGCTGATCTCGAATTCTCCCGCAAGCGCATTGCCGGCACGGTCAAGAAGACCCTGGAATCGGCAATCGCAAACGCTGAGAACAACCATGACCTCGACGTCGATCAGCTGATCGTCGCCGAAGCCTATGTTGGCAAGTCGATCACCATGAAGCGTTTCCACGCTCGTGGCCGCGGCCGCGCATCGCGCATCGAAAAGCCGTTCTCGCACCTGACGATCGTCGTGCGCGAAGTCGAAGCCAAAGGGGAGGCCGCATAATGGGTCAGAAAATCAATCCGACAGGTTTTCGCCTGGGCATCAACCGCACTTGGGATAGCCGCTGGTTTGCGGACAATGCTGAGTACAGCAAGCTGCTGCACGAAGACCTGAAGATCCGCGCCTACCTGATGGAAGAGCTCAAGCAGGCCGGCATCGCCAAGGTCGTCATCGAGCGTCCGCACAAGAAGTGCCGCGTTACGATCCACTCGGCTCGCCCGGGTCTGATCATCGGCAAGAAGGGTGCAGACATCGAGAAGCTTCGCAAGAAGATCTCGTCGATGACGAACTCGGAAACGCACCTCAACATCGTTGAAGTGCGCAAGCCGGAAATCGACGCAACGCTGGTTGCTCAGTCGATCACCCAGCAGCTCGAGCGTCGTATCGCTTTCCGTCGCGCGATGAAGCGCGCCGTTCAGTCGGCCATGCGTCTCGGTGCCGAAGGCATCAAGATCACCTGCGCCGGCCGTCTCGGTGGTGCTGAAATCGCTCGTACCGAATGGTACCGTGAAGGCCGCGTTCCGCTTCACACGCTCCGCGCCGACATCGACTACGGCACGTCTGAAGCTGAAACCGCTTACGGCATCTGCGGCGTCAAGGTTTGGATCTTCAAGGGCGAAATCCTTGAGCATGATCCGATGGCGTCTGAGCGTCGTGCACTCGAGGGCGATGCCCAGGGTCCGGCAAGCCGTGAACGCGGTGATCGTGGCGACCGTCGCCGCGAGAACGCTTGATTGAACGCTGGCGAAAGATAAGCTCGGAGAAGTAAGAAAATGTTGCAGCCAAAGCGTACAAAGTACCGCAAGCAGTTCAAGGGGCGCATCAAGGGCGTCGCCAAGGGCGGTTTTGATCTGGCATTCGGCGAATTCGGCCTGAAGTCTCTCGAACCCAACCGCGTGAATGCTCGCGAAATCGAAGCAGCCCGTCGCGCCATCACCCGCTACATGAAGCGTGCGGGCCGTGTATGGATCCGCGTGTTCCCTGACGTTCCGGTCACGGCAAAGCCGACCGAAGTTCGTATGGGTAAGGGTAAGGGTTCGGTCGAATACTGGGCATGCAAGGTCAAGCCCGGCCGAATGATGTTCGAGATCGACGGTGTGTCCGAGGAGATCGCTCGCGAAGCGCTCCGTCTCGGTTCGGCCAAGCTCTCGGTCAAGACGCGCTTCGTACAGCGCATTGCAGAGTGAGGATTGAGCCCATGAAAGCCGCAGACGTCCGCGCCATGAGCGCCGATCAGCTGAACGATGAGCTTGCGAAGCTGAAGAAGGAGCAGTTCAACCTGCGTTTCCAGAAGGCCACCGGCCAGCTGGAAAAGTCTTCCCGCATCCAGGAAGTTCGTCGCGATATCGCACGCGTAAAAACCATTGCCCGCCAGAAGGCGGCAGAAGCCAAGGCCTAAGGACCAGAAGAATATGCCGAAACGCATTCTGCAGGGCGTAGTTGTCAGCGACAAGAACGACAAGACTGTCGTTGTTCGCGTTGAGCGTCGATTCGCACATCCCTTGCTTCAGAAGACCGTCCGCCGGTCGAAGAAGTACAAGGCTCATGACGAAAACAACCAGTACAAGACCGGTGACGTCGTTTCCATCGAGGAATGCGCACCGATCTCCAAGGACAAGTGCTGGACGGTTATCTCCGCCCAGGCTTAATTTGACGAGTTTCTGCGCAGGGGCTTGCACCTTGCGCAGAATCTTGTATGAAGCAGGCCACTGGCTGGGAACGCCCCGTTACGGGCGTTCCTTTTGCTTTGAGCGCACGGAAGGTCCCGTATGGGAAACCACCCTGTATTTATCTTCCCGCGCACTCTCGAAATTTATCATAAGCCTGGATAGGGGGCGTATGCCCAACCGTTCGGGTTACAACAAGAAGGCGACCTGACATGATTCAGATGCAGACTAACCTCGACGTCGCGGATAATTCCGGCGCACGTCGTGTCATGTGCATCAAGGTGCTGGGCGGCTCCAAGCGCAAGTACGCTTCGGTCGGCGACATTATCGTCGTCTCGATCAAGGAAGCGATCCCGCGCGGCCGCGTCAAGAAGGGCGATGTGATGAAGGCGGTTGTCGTTCGCACCGCCAAGGACATCCGTCGCGCTGACGGCAGCGTCATCAGATTCGATAACAACGCTGCTGTTCTTATCGACAACAAGAAAGAGCCGATCGGCACCCGTATCTTCGGACCGGTTCCGCGCGAACTTCGCGCCAAGAACCACATGAAGATCATCTCGCTGGCTCCAGAAGTACTGTAAGGGAGCGGGAAGCGATGAATAAGATCCGCAAGGGCGACAACGTCGTCGTACTCTCCGGCAAGGACAAGGGCCGCACTGGCGAAGTCCTCCAGGTTCTGCCGAAGGAAGATCGCGCCGTAGTGCGTGGTATCAACATGGTGAAGCGCCATCAGCGTCAGACACAGACGCAGGAAGCCGGCATCATCAACAAGGAAGCATCCATTCACCTGTCCAACATTGCCATCGTCGGCAAGGATGGCAAGCCGACCCGCGTTGGCTTCCAGGTCGTAGACGGCAAGAAGGTGCGTGTGGCCAAGCGTTCGGGAGATGTCATCGATGGCTGAGGCAAAGTATGAGCCGCGGCTCAAGACCGAGTATGTAACGCGCATTCGTGCAGCGCTGCAGGAGCAGTTCTCGTTCTCGAACGAGATGCAGATCCCGAAGCTCGACAAGATCGTCATCAACATGGGCGTGGGTGAGGCAACTGCCGATTCCAAAAAGCCTTCTGTTGCAGCTGCCGATCTTGCAGCGATCGCCGGCCAGAAGCCGGTCATCACCAAGGCTCGCAACTCGATCGCAGGCTTCAAGGTCCGTGAAAACATGCCGATCGGCGCAAAGGTTACCCTTCGCGGCGCACGCATGTACGAATTCCTGGACCGCCTGATCAACATCGCGCTTCCGCGCGTTCGCGACTTCCGGGGCCTGAACCCGAAAAGCTTTGACGGCCGTGGCAACTTCGCCATGGGCATCAAGGAGCACATTGTGTTCCCTGAGATCAACTACGACAAGGTTGATCAGATGTGGGGCATGGACATCATCGTTTGCACGACGGCAAACACGGACGACGAAGCTCGGGCTCTTCTGAAAGAGTTCAACTTCCCGTTCCGCACGTAACCGTAACGACGAGCGTAGAAGAGGAACTTCCATATGGCGAAGACAAGCGCAGTTGAAAAGAACAAGCGCCGCCGCAAGTTGGTCGGTCAGCACGCCGCTAAGCGGGCCGCGCTGAAGGCGATCATTATGAACCAGTCGCTCTCGATTGAAGAACGGTTCAAGGCAACCTTGAAGCTGGCAGATCTGCCGCGCGATGGTTCCAAGACCCGTGTCCGCAACCGTTGCGAAGTGACCGGCCGTCCGCGTGCGTTCTATCGCAAGCTCGGCATGTCCCGTATCGCACTCCGCGACCTCGGCAATTCCGGCAAGGTGCCGGGCATTGTCAAGTCGAGCTGGTAAGGAGACGCGCAAATGACGATGACTGATCCGTTGGGCGATATGCTCACCCGCATCCGCAATGGCGCCGCACGCCGCAAGAGCTCGGTTAACACCCCGGCCTCGAACCTGCGCGCCCGCGTTCTCGACGTTCTGCAGGCCGAAGGTTACATCCGCGGCTACAGCCAGGTCGATTACGGCAATGGCAAGTCCGAGCTCACGATCGAACTGAAGTACTACGAAGGTGCTTCGGTCATTCGCGAAATCGGCCGTGTCTCCAAGCCGGGCCGCCGAGTTTATGTCTCGGTTAAGTCCATCCCGCAGGTCGCGAACGGCCTCGGCATCACCATCCTTTCGACTCCGAAGGGTGTGATGGCCGATCACCAGGCTCGCGAACAGAACGTTGGTGGTGAGGTTCTCTGCTCTGTCTTCTAAGACAGCGCAGGGGAACTCCATAGCGAACAGACAGGATAAAAACTATGTCTCGTATCGGTAAAAAGCCCGTTCCGGTTCCGGCTGGCGTGACCGCCACTGTCGAAGGCCAGAAGGTCTCCGTCAAGGGCCCGAAGGGTGAACTCTTCTTCGTCGCGAATGACGAAATCTCCGTGAAGCTCGAAGACAACGCTGTTGTCGTACAGCCGGTCAACAACTCCAAGGACGCTCGTTCCAAGTGGGGCATGTCCCGCACGATGGTCGAGAACATCCTGAAGGGTGTCAAGGACGGTTACGAGCGTAAGCTCGAAATCAACGGCGTCGGTTACCGCGCGTCGCTGCAGGGCAAGAACCTGCAGCTGGCCCTCGGCTTCAGCCATGACGTCGTCTATGAGCCGCCGGTTGGCATCACCATTGCTGTTCCGAAGCCGACCGAAATCGTCGTGTCCGGCATCAACAAGCAGCAGGTCGGTCAGGTCGCCGCCGAGATCCGCGAATATCGCGGTCCGGAGCCCTACAAGGGCAAGGGCGTCAAGTATGCCGAAGAGCGGATCGTCCGCAAAGAAGGCAAGAAGAAGTAAGGATCGCGCGAAATGGCAAGCAGAAAAGAAGCACTTGTTCGCCGTGCGAACCGCGTACGGCGTCAGATCAAGGCGGTGGCCAATGGCCGTCCGCGTCTGTCGGTACATCGCTCTTCGAAGAACATCTACGCTCAGATCATCGACGATGTCGCTGGCAAGACCCTTGCGGCTGCCTCGACCCTCGATGGTGGCCTGAAGGCGGAGCTCAAGACCGGCGCCGACACCGCAGCAGCAGCTGCCGTCGGCAAGCTGGTTGCCGAGCGCGCAACCAAGGCTGGCGTCAAGGAAGTTGTCTTCGATCGTGGCGCCTACATCTATCACGGCCGCATCAAGGCCCTGGCAGAAGCTGCCCGCGAAGGCGGTCTCTCCTTCTGATCAAATTTCCGCCCGGGCTTGCGTCCGGGCGGATTTCCGGCTTAAACGCCGGTCACACCGGATTCCACCTTGACCCGCAAGGGCAGGGTGGAACTTTGCGTAATCTGCCGATTGCACCCGGAAAAGAAAAAGGAAAAGGACAATGGCACAAGAAAAGCGTGGTTCGCGCGATGATCGCCAGAACCGTGAAGAGCGCGATAGCGAATTTGTCGACAAGCTGGTCGCCATCAATCGCGTCGCCAAGGTAGTTAAGGGCGGCCGTCGCTTCGGCTTCGCAGCCCTCGTCGTCGTCGGCGACCAGAAGGGCCGCGTTGGCTTCGGTCATGGCAAGGCACGTGAAGTGCCGGAAGCCATCCGCAAGGCAACCGAGGCCGCCAAGCGCGAACTGATCTTCGTTCCGCTGCGTGACGGTCGTACCCTGCATCACGACGTCAACGGCCGTCATGGCGCCGGCAAGGTTCTGCTGCGCGCTGCCAAGGCCGGTACCGGTATCATCGCCGGTGGTCCGATGCGCGCCGTGTTCGAAACGCTCGGCATGCACGACGTCGTCGCCAAGTCGACCGGTTCGTCGAACCCCTACAACATGGTTCGCGCGACTTTCGACGCCCTGAAGTCTCAGGTTCATCCGAAGGACATCGCTGCTCAGCGTGGCCTGAAGTATGCTACCCTCCAGGCTCGCCGCGCTGCCTCTGGCAACGCTGCTGACGAATAAGAGGAGTCTGATCCATGGCCAAGGCTACGAAGAAGACTGAAGCAAAGACGATCACGATCGAGCAGATCGGTTCGCCCATTCGCCGTCCGGCAGTCCAGCGCGCAACGCTGGTCGGTCTGGGCCTCAACAAGATGCACCGGGTCCGCACCCTGGAAGATACGCCTTCCGTTCGTGGCATGATCCGTGCTGTCCAGCATCTCGTTCGCGTCGTCGACGAGAAGTGAGACGGGGGAAGTCATCATGAAACTGAATGAAATCAAAGACAACGAAGGCGCCTCCAAGGACCGTATCCGCGTAGGTCGCGGTATCGGTTCCGGCAAGGGCAAGACCGGTGGTCGCGGTGTGAAGGGTCAGAAGGCTCGTTCGGGCGTTGCCATCAACGGCTTTGAAGGCGGCCAGATGCCGATCTATCGTCGCCTGCCGAAGCGCGGCTTCAACAACATCTTCGCGTCGGAATACGTCACCGTATCGCTCGGCCGTATCCAGACCGCGATCGATGCCGGCAAGCTCGACGCCAAGTCGACGATCGACGCAGCAGCCCTCAAGGCTGCCGGTGTGATCCGTCGTCCGAAGGACGGCGTTCGCATCCTCGCCGACGGCGAGCTGAAGGCGAAGATCTCGGTCGAAGTCGCCGGCGCCTCCAAGGCTGCTGTCGAGAAGATCGAAAAGGCCGGCGGTTCGGCCAAGCTGCTCGCAGCTGCCGCAGAAGCCGCTGAATAAGTGACGAAACGATCGCCCGGGGTGCTTCACACCGGGCGATTTTGCTCCCATATGTGAGCCTCACGATCCCAGGACGGAATGGACGTCGTTTCGTCTTCCGGGTCATCTGGAAAACAAGGGTGTGAGGCATGCGGTTGCTCGCCAACTTCTCCCCGCGCCCTGTTTTCTGAAAGAACAGTTTGAACGAACAGCCTGCGGCCGCGACAGTCGCGCCGGTCGAGGTTTGCGGAGAATTTCATGGCTTCTGCAGCGGAACAACTGGCCTCGAACCTCAACTTCTCGACTTTCGCCAAGGCGGAAGATCTGAAGAAGCGCCTGTGGTTCACTCTGGCCGCATTGCTGGTCTATCGCCTCGGCACGCATATTCCGCTGCCTGGCCTCAATCCCGAAGCCTATGCGGCGGCCTTCCAAGGCCAGTCCGGCGGCATCCTCGGCCTCTTCAACATGTTCGCGGGCGGCGCTGTCCAGCGCATGGCGATCTTTGCCCTCGGCATCATGCCATATATCTCTGCCTCGATCATCGTGCAGCTGATGACCTCGGTCGTGCCCGCGCTTGAGAACCTCAAGAAAGAGGGCGAGCAGGGCCGCAAGATCATCAACCAGTACACCCGCTACGGCACTGTGCTGCTCGGCGCCCTACAGGCTTATGGCATTGCAGTCGGTCTGGAATCGGGGCAGGGCATCGTCGTCGAGCCGGGCATCTTCTTCAAGGTTTCGACCGTTCTGACGTTGCTCGGCGGCACCATGTTCCTGATGTGGCTCGGCGAACAGATTACCTCGCGCGGCATCGGCAACGGCATTTCGCTGATCATCTTCGCTGGCATCGCAGCAGGGCTGCCGACCGCGATTGCCCACACCCTCGAACTGGGTCGCACCGGCGCCATCTCGACCCTGCTGATTCTTGCCGTTATCGTCGTCGCCATCGGCGTCATCGGTTTGATCGTCTTCGTCGAGCGTGCCCAGCGCCGCCTGCTGATCCAGTATCCGAAGCGTCAGGTCGGCAACCGCATGTTCCAGGGCGACACCTCGCACCTGCCGCTGAAGCTCAACACCTCGGGCGTCATCCCGGCAATCTTCGCATCCTCGCTGCTGCTGTTGCCCGCGACCGCCGCAGGCTTTGCCGGCGGCGCCCAGATGCCCGCCTGGGCAACCACGATCATCGCCTCGCTCAGCCACGGCCAGCCGGTCTACATGTTGATGTACGCCGCCCTGATCGCCTTCTTCGCCTTCTTCTACACGGCCATCGTCTTCAACCCGAAGGACACGGCCGACAATCTGAAGAAGCATGGCGGCTTCATCCCGGGCATCCGCCCCGGTGACCGCACCGCCGAATACATCGATTACGTCCTGACCCGCATCACGGTCATCGGCGCGATCTACCTCGTCTTCGTCTGCATTCTTCCCGAACTCCTCATCGCACGCACCGGCATTCCATTAGCCCTTGGTGGTACGTCGCTTTTGATTGTTGTCAGCGTCACCCTTGATACTGTAGCACAGATCCAGGGACATCTGATCGCCCAGCAATATGAAGGCCTGATCAAGAAGTCGAAGCTGCGTGGAGGAAAGAGGGGACGATGAGACTGATTCTGTTAGGACCGCCGGGCGCGGGTAAGGGGACCCAGGCCCAGCGGATCGTGGAGAAGCACGGCATCCCGCAGCTCTCCACCGGTGACATGCTGCGTGCCGCGGTTTCCGCCGGCACGGAGGTTGGAAAGCGCGCCAAGGCCGTCATGGACGCCGGCAAGCTGGTTTCCGACGACATCGTCATCGCCATCGTGTCCGAACGCATCGATGCGCCTGACTGCGCCAACGGCTTCATTCTCGATGGCTTCCCGCGCACGCTGGTTCAGGCGGATGCGACCGAAGCCATGCTGTCGGGTAAAAAGATCGAGCTGTCGGCCGTGATCGAGATTCGCGTCGACGACGAGATCCTGGCCGATCGCATCGCCGGCCGTTACACCTGCGCCAACTGCGGCGCTGGCTACCACGACGAAAACCTGAAGCCGAAGGTGGAAGGGGTCTGCGACAAGTGTGGTTCCACGCATTTCAAGCGCCGTCCCGACGACAACAGGGAGACGGTCCGCACCCGCCTCCAGGCTTATTACAAGGAAACCTCGCCGCTGATCGGCTATTACCACGCCAAGGGTAAGCTGCATTCGGTGGACGGCATGGGCGAGATCGATGCCGTCACGGCCGAGATTGAAGCCATTCTCGCCCGGGTCTGACCCGAGCGGTTCCAAGAATCTTCGTGGGATCGGTTGCTTTTGTCGACTGATTCCGCTAAAGACCGCGCCAACTCGCGACATGACTGCGATCGGCGCGTTCTTCCTGCGACGGAAGACGGGTTCGATCGTTTTGACGTGTTGAGAACCCGATTTGTAATTGCGGCTCATTCGGGCCGTGTAACGAGACACCACTTGCCGGATGGCAACTGGAAGCAAGGAGAATAGGCGTGGCACGTATCGCTGGCGTCAACATCCCGACTGCGAAGCGCGTTGTTATTGCGCTGACCTATATTCACGGGATCGGACCGAAGTTTGCACAGGAAATCATGGAAAAGGTCGGCCTGCCCGCTGAAAAGCGCGTACACCAGCTGACCGACGCCGAAGTTCTGGCCATCCGCGAAACCATCGACCGCGACTATCAGGTCGAAGGCGATCTTCGTCGCGATACCGCGATGAACATCAAGCGTCTGATGGACCTCGGCTGCTACCGCGGCCTGCGTCATCGTCGCGGCCTGCCGGTTCGCGGTCAGCGCACGCACACCAACGCCCGCACCCGCAAGGGTCCGGCGAAGGCGATCGCTGGTAAGAAGAAGTAATTTTTCGCGGCATTCGGAAAAGGGCAGTGGGCGTCAGGGTGACCTGGTGCCCACTGCCTTCATCCTATTGCCTCGATTGGTGTAGCCGCTGGCATTACGGCGGTGCTTAGATCAACTGAAAGGAAGACCATGGCCAAGGAAGCCACACGCGTTCGCCGTCGCGAACGTAAAAACATTTCGTCGGGCGTTGCTCACGTTAACTCGACCTTCAACAACACGATGATCACCATCACCGACGCACAGGGCAACGCCATTGCCTGGTCGTCTGCTGGTGCCAAGGGCTTCAAGGGTTCGCGTAAGTCGACCCCGTTTGCTGCCCAGATCGCTGCTGAAGACTGCGCCAAGAAGGCCCAGGAACACGGCATGAAGTCGCTGGAAGTGGAAGTCTGCGGTCCGGGTTCGGGTCGTGAATCCGCTCTGCGCGCCCTCCAGGCTGCCGGCTTCATGATCACGTCCATCCGCGACGTGACCCCGATCCCGCACAATGGCTGCCGTCCGCGCAAGAAGCGTCGCGTCTAATCATTCTTCGTCTTGCCGGGCAGGCGTTTTCGCCTTCCCGGTGCTTCTCATATTCGGCCGTCACGATTGAATGGTGATGGCGAACGGAAGGTAAAATCATGATTCAGAAGAATTGGCAGGAACTGATCAAGCCGAACAAGGTGGAATTTTCCTCCTCCGGCCGCACCAAGGCGACCCTCGTCGCCGAGCCGCTCGAGCGTGGCTTCGGCCTGACGCTCGGCAATGCTCTGCGCCGCGTTCTCCTGTCGTCGCTTCGTGGTGCAGCGGTTACCGCTGTCCAGATCGACGGCGTTCTGCACGAGTTCTCGTCTATCCCGGGCGTTCGCGAAGATGTCACCGACATCGTCCTGAACATCAAGGAAATCGCCATCAAGATGGACGGCGACGATGCCAAGCGCATGGTTGTCCGCAAGCAGGGTCCGGGCGTTGTTACCGCCGGTGACATCCAGACGGTCGGCGACATTGAGATCCTGAACCCCAACCATGTCATCTGCACCCTCGATGAAGGCGCAGAAATCCGCATGGAGTTCACGGTCAACAACGGCAAGGGCTACGTCCCGGCCGAGCGTAACCGCGCGGAAGATGCACCGATCGGCTTGATCCCGGTCGACAGCCTCTACTCGCCGGTCAAGAAGGTGTCCTACAAGGTGGAAAACACCCGCGAAGGACAGGTTCTCGACTATGACAAGCTGCTGATGACCATCGAAACCGATGGTTCGGTCACCGGTGAAGATGCAGTTGCTTTCGCAGCCCGCATTCTCCAGGATCAGCTCGGCGTCTTCGTCAACTTCGACGAGCCGCAGAAGGAAGTCGAAGAAGAGTCGGTCACCGAACTCGCCTTCAACCCGGCTCTGCTCAAGAAGGTCGACGAACTGGAGCTTTCGGTCCGTTCGGCGAACTGCCTGAAGAACGACAACATTGTCTACATCGGCGATCTGATCCAGAAGACCGAGGCAGAAATGCTGCGCACGCCGAACTTCGGTCGCAAGTCGCTCAACGAAATCAAGGAAGTTCTCGCTTCCATGGGCCTGCACCTCGGTATGGAAGTACCGGCATGGCCGCCCGAGAACATCGAAGATCTCGCGAAGCGTTACGAAGACCAGTATTAATAACAGTGAAGGCAGCCTCTAAATCTGCCTTTCCC from Rhizobium glycinendophyticum includes:
- a CDS encoding adenylate kinase, with protein sequence MRLILLGPPGAGKGTQAQRIVEKHGIPQLSTGDMLRAAVSAGTEVGKRAKAVMDAGKLVSDDIVIAIVSERIDAPDCANGFILDGFPRTLVQADATEAMLSGKKIELSAVIEIRVDDEILADRIAGRYTCANCGAGYHDENLKPKVEGVCDKCGSTHFKRRPDDNRETVRTRLQAYYKETSPLIGYYHAKGKLHSVDGMGEIDAVTAEIEAILARV
- the rplX gene encoding 50S ribosomal protein L24 yields the protein MNKIRKGDNVVVLSGKDKGRTGEVLQVLPKEDRAVVRGINMVKRHQRQTQTQEAGIINKEASIHLSNIAIVGKDGKPTRVGFQVVDGKKVRVAKRSGDVIDG
- the rplO gene encoding 50S ribosomal protein L15, giving the protein MKLNEIKDNEGASKDRIRVGRGIGSGKGKTGGRGVKGQKARSGVAINGFEGGQMPIYRRLPKRGFNNIFASEYVTVSLGRIQTAIDAGKLDAKSTIDAAALKAAGVIRRPKDGVRILADGELKAKISVEVAGASKAAVEKIEKAGGSAKLLAAAAEAAE
- the rpmC gene encoding 50S ribosomal protein L29 — encoded protein: MKAADVRAMSADQLNDELAKLKKEQFNLRFQKATGQLEKSSRIQEVRRDIARVKTIARQKAAEAKA
- the rpsM gene encoding 30S ribosomal protein S13 — translated: MARIAGVNIPTAKRVVIALTYIHGIGPKFAQEIMEKVGLPAEKRVHQLTDAEVLAIRETIDRDYQVEGDLRRDTAMNIKRLMDLGCYRGLRHRRGLPVRGQRTHTNARTRKGPAKAIAGKKK
- the rplN gene encoding 50S ribosomal protein L14, which produces MIQMQTNLDVADNSGARRVMCIKVLGGSKRKYASVGDIIVVSIKEAIPRGRVKKGDVMKAVVVRTAKDIRRADGSVIRFDNNAAVLIDNKKEPIGTRIFGPVPRELRAKNHMKIISLAPEVL
- the rplE gene encoding 50S ribosomal protein L5, producing the protein MAEAKYEPRLKTEYVTRIRAALQEQFSFSNEMQIPKLDKIVINMGVGEATADSKKPSVAAADLAAIAGQKPVITKARNSIAGFKVRENMPIGAKVTLRGARMYEFLDRLINIALPRVRDFRGLNPKSFDGRGNFAMGIKEHIVFPEINYDKVDQMWGMDIIVCTTANTDDEARALLKEFNFPFRT
- the rplP gene encoding 50S ribosomal protein L16, producing the protein MLQPKRTKYRKQFKGRIKGVAKGGFDLAFGEFGLKSLEPNRVNAREIEAARRAITRYMKRAGRVWIRVFPDVPVTAKPTEVRMGKGKGSVEYWACKVKPGRMMFEIDGVSEEIAREALRLGSAKLSVKTRFVQRIAE
- the rpsQ gene encoding 30S ribosomal protein S17, giving the protein MPKRILQGVVVSDKNDKTVVVRVERRFAHPLLQKTVRRSKKYKAHDENNQYKTGDVVSIEECAPISKDKCWTVISAQA
- a CDS encoding DNA-directed RNA polymerase subunit alpha, whose product is MIQKNWQELIKPNKVEFSSSGRTKATLVAEPLERGFGLTLGNALRRVLLSSLRGAAVTAVQIDGVLHEFSSIPGVREDVTDIVLNIKEIAIKMDGDDAKRMVVRKQGPGVVTAGDIQTVGDIEILNPNHVICTLDEGAEIRMEFTVNNGKGYVPAERNRAEDAPIGLIPVDSLYSPVKKVSYKVENTREGQVLDYDKLLMTIETDGSVTGEDAVAFAARILQDQLGVFVNFDEPQKEVEEESVTELAFNPALLKKVDELELSVRSANCLKNDNIVYIGDLIQKTEAEMLRTPNFGRKSLNEIKEVLASMGLHLGMEVPAWPPENIEDLAKRYEDQY
- the rpsK gene encoding 30S ribosomal protein S11, which translates into the protein MAKEATRVRRRERKNISSGVAHVNSTFNNTMITITDAQGNAIAWSSAGAKGFKGSRKSTPFAAQIAAEDCAKKAQEHGMKSLEVEVCGPGSGRESALRALQAAGFMITSIRDVTPIPHNGCRPRKKRRV
- the rpsC gene encoding 30S ribosomal protein S3 — translated: MGQKINPTGFRLGINRTWDSRWFADNAEYSKLLHEDLKIRAYLMEELKQAGIAKVVIERPHKKCRVTIHSARPGLIIGKKGADIEKLRKKISSMTNSETHLNIVEVRKPEIDATLVAQSITQQLERRIAFRRAMKRAVQSAMRLGAEGIKITCAGRLGGAEIARTEWYREGRVPLHTLRADIDYGTSEAETAYGICGVKVWIFKGEILEHDPMASERRALEGDAQGPASRERGDRGDRRRENA
- the rpmD gene encoding 50S ribosomal protein L30, which translates into the protein MAKATKKTEAKTITIEQIGSPIRRPAVQRATLVGLGLNKMHRVRTLEDTPSVRGMIRAVQHLVRVVDEK
- the rpsN gene encoding 30S ribosomal protein S14, translated to MAKTSAVEKNKRRRKLVGQHAAKRAALKAIIMNQSLSIEERFKATLKLADLPRDGSKTRVRNRCEVTGRPRAFYRKLGMSRIALRDLGNSGKVPGIVKSSW
- the secY gene encoding preprotein translocase subunit SecY; the protein is MASAAEQLASNLNFSTFAKAEDLKKRLWFTLAALLVYRLGTHIPLPGLNPEAYAAAFQGQSGGILGLFNMFAGGAVQRMAIFALGIMPYISASIIVQLMTSVVPALENLKKEGEQGRKIINQYTRYGTVLLGALQAYGIAVGLESGQGIVVEPGIFFKVSTVLTLLGGTMFLMWLGEQITSRGIGNGISLIIFAGIAAGLPTAIAHTLELGRTGAISTLLILAVIVVAIGVIGLIVFVERAQRRLLIQYPKRQVGNRMFQGDTSHLPLKLNTSGVIPAIFASSLLLLPATAAGFAGGAQMPAWATTIIASLSHGQPVYMLMYAALIAFFAFFYTAIVFNPKDTADNLKKHGGFIPGIRPGDRTAEYIDYVLTRITVIGAIYLVFVCILPELLIARTGIPLALGGTSLLIVVSVTLDTVAQIQGHLIAQQYEGLIKKSKLRGGKRGR
- the rpsH gene encoding 30S ribosomal protein S8 translates to MTMTDPLGDMLTRIRNGAARRKSSVNTPASNLRARVLDVLQAEGYIRGYSQVDYGNGKSELTIELKYYEGASVIREIGRVSKPGRRVYVSVKSIPQVANGLGITILSTPKGVMADHQAREQNVGGEVLCSVF
- the rpsE gene encoding 30S ribosomal protein S5: MAQEKRGSRDDRQNREERDSEFVDKLVAINRVAKVVKGGRRFGFAALVVVGDQKGRVGFGHGKAREVPEAIRKATEAAKRELIFVPLRDGRTLHHDVNGRHGAGKVLLRAAKAGTGIIAGGPMRAVFETLGMHDVVAKSTGSSNPYNMVRATFDALKSQVHPKDIAAQRGLKYATLQARRAASGNAADE
- the rplF gene encoding 50S ribosomal protein L6 is translated as MSRIGKKPVPVPAGVTATVEGQKVSVKGPKGELFFVANDEISVKLEDNAVVVQPVNNSKDARSKWGMSRTMVENILKGVKDGYERKLEINGVGYRASLQGKNLQLALGFSHDVVYEPPVGITIAVPKPTEIVVSGINKQQVGQVAAEIREYRGPEPYKGKGVKYAEERIVRKEGKKK
- the rplR gene encoding 50S ribosomal protein L18; amino-acid sequence: MASRKEALVRRANRVRRQIKAVANGRPRLSVHRSSKNIYAQIIDDVAGKTLAAASTLDGGLKAELKTGADTAAAAAVGKLVAERATKAGVKEVVFDRGAYIYHGRIKALAEAAREGGLSF
- the rplV gene encoding 50S ribosomal protein L22; translation: MGKAKAERRLKDNEAQAIARTIRVSPQKLNLVAALIRGKKVERALADLEFSRKRIAGTVKKTLESAIANAENNHDLDVDQLIVAEAYVGKSITMKRFHARGRGRASRIEKPFSHLTIVVREVEAKGEAA